Proteins encoded in a region of the Vicia villosa cultivar HV-30 ecotype Madison, WI linkage group LG5, Vvil1.0, whole genome shotgun sequence genome:
- the LOC131602708 gene encoding cytochrome P450 736A117-like — protein MFTFLQTSLSHANFYSLFFTIFSLLLSFFFIIKYWYYSNNSSATTKNYPPSPPRFPLLGNLHQLGLFPHRTLQTLSHKYGPLMLLYFGKVPVLVVSSADAARKVMKTHDLVFSDRPQSKNFDILLYGSKDVASCAYGEYWRQIRSLCVLHVLSNRRVQSYRRVREEETSRLMDYIKEYSSSASSPLNLSELCSTVTNDIICRVALGKRYREGRGKKFQEMLLEMGELLGTVCIGNYIPWLDWLGKVNGFYRKAERVAKHLDEFIEEVIEDHIRRRSDGDVGVDDNDFVDVLLSVQKTNDIGFLIDRTAIKALILDMFAAGTDTTYTVLEWAMAELLRNQTVMHKLQDEVRTMVGNKTHVSEEDLVKMNYLKAVIKETLRLHLPIPLLIPRRCMEDIKLDGYDIAAGTQVIVNAWAIARHPSSWDEPLEFKPERFMNSLIDFKGMDFELIPFGSGRRGCPGVSFGVAVIELVLANLVSQFDWKLPNGVEGKDLDMSETFGLTCHRKYPLLAVATKHEKK, from the exons ATGTTCACCTTTCTACAAACTTCTCTTTCACATGCAAATTTCTATTCACTATTCTTCACTATCTTCTCACTCTTACtctcttttttcttcataatcaAATATTGGTATTATTCCAACAATTCTTCTGCCACCACAAAAAACTACCCACCATCACCTCCAAGATTTCCACTACTTGGTAATCTCCATCAACTTGGCTTATTCCCTCACCGCACACTCCAAACATTATCTCACAAATATGGCCCTTTAATGCTTCTTTATTTTGGCAAGGTTCCAGTACTTGTGGTTTCTTCTGCTGATGCAGCAAGAAAAGTAATGAAAACTCACGATTTGGTTTTCTCCGATAGGCcacaaagtaaaaactttgatATCCTTTTATACGGTTCCAAGGATGTGGCAAGTTGTGCATATGGCGAGTATTGGAGACAAATAAGGAGTCTCTGTGTGTTGCACGTTCTGAGTAACAGAAGAGTTCAATCTTATCGTCGTGTTAGAGAGGAAGAAACTTCAAGACTGATGGACTATATTAAGGAATATTCTTCTTCTGCATCGTCGCCGTTGAATTTATCTGAGTTGTGTTCTACTGTTACTAATGATATAATATGTAGGGTGGCTCTAGGAAAGAGATACCGTGAAGGAAGAGGGAAGAAATTTCAGGAAATGTTATTGGAGATGGGAGAATTATTGGGTACTGTATGTATAGGAAACTATATACCTTGGCTTGATTGGTTGGGAAAAGTTAATGGATTTTATAGAAAAGCGGAAAGAGTCGCCAAACATTTGGATGAGTTTATAGAAGAAGTGATTGAGGATCACATTCGTCGTAGATCTGATGGAGATGTTGGTGTGGATGATAATGATTTTGTGGATGTTTTACTTTCAGTTCAAAAGACTAATGATATTGGCTTCCTAATTGATAGAACTGCAATAAAAGCTTTGATACTG GACATGTTTGCTGCAGGTACCGATACTACGTACACAGTCCTAGAATGGGCAATGGCAGAACTGTTAAGAAACCAAACTGTGATGCATAAATTGCAAGATGAAGTGAGAACCATGGTTGGTAACAAAACTCATGTATCTGAAGAAGATTTGGTTAAGATGAATTACTTGAAGGCAGTGATCAAAGAAACACTTCGCCTCCATTTACCAATTCCGTTGTTAATCCCTCGGAGATGTATGGAAGATATCAAACTAGATGGCTATGACATTGCAGCTGGAACACAGGTAATTGTCAATGCTTGGGCTATTGCAAGACACCCTTCAAGTTGGGATGAACCTCTAGAGTTTAAACCAGAAAGGTTTATGAATAGTTTAATAGATTTTAAAGGAATGGATTTTGAACTTATACCATTTGGTTCTGGAAGGAGGGGCTGTCCTGGAGTGTCATTTGGTGTTGCTGTGATTGAATTGGTGCTAGCCAACCTTGTTAGccaatttgattggaaattaccTAATGGAGTAGAAGGAAAGGATTTGGACATGTCTGAAACTTTTGGGCTTACCTGTCATAGAAAATACCCTCTCCTTGCAGTAGCTACTAAACATGAGAAAAAATGA
- the LOC131607492 gene encoding cytochrome P450 736A117-like has product MFTFLQTSLSHANFYSPFSMFFFTIFSLLLSFFFVIKYWYFSNNSSATTKNSPPSPPRFPLLGNLHQLGLFPHRTLQTLSHKYGPLMLLYFGKVPVLVVSSADAARKVMKTHDLVFCDRPQIKIFDILLYGSKDVASCAYGEYWRQVRSLCVLQVLSNKRVQSYGRVREEETSRMMEHIKKHSSSSSSPLNLSELCSMVTSDIVCRVALGNRYREGRGKKFQQVMVEFMELMGTVCIGDYIPWLDWLGKVNGFYRKAERVAKHLDEFMEEVIEDHIHRRSDEDVGVDDNDFVDVLLSVQKTNDIGFLIDRTAIKALILDIFAAGTDTTYTVLEWAMTELLRNQTVMHKLQDEVRTTVGNRTHVSEEDLVKMNYLKAVIKETLRLHLPVPLLLPRRCMEDIKLDGYDIVAGTQVIINAWAIARDPSSWDEPLEFKPERFMNSSIDFKGMDFELIPFGAGRRGCPGVSFGIAVIELVLANLVFQFDWKLPDGVEGKDLDMSETFGITCHKKYPLLAVATKHEKK; this is encoded by the exons ATGTTCACCTTTCTACAAACTTCTCTTTCACATGCAAACTTCTATTCACCATTCTCTATGTTTTTCTTCACTATCTTTTCACTCTTACTCTCTTTTTTCTTCGTAATCAAATATTGGTATTTTTCCAACAATTCTTCTGCCACCACAAAAAACTCACCACCATCACCTCCAAGATTTCCACTACTCGGTAATCTTCATCAACTTGGCTTATTCCCTCACCGTACACTCCAAACATTATCTCACAAATATGGCCCTTTAATGCTTCTTTATTTTGGCAAGGTTCCAGTACTTGTGGTTTCTTCTGCTGATGCAGCAAGAAAAGTAATGAAAACTCACGATTTGGTTTTCTGTGATAGGCCACAAATTAAAATCTTTGATATCCTTTTATACGGTTCCAAAGATGTGGCAAGCTGTGCATATGGTGAGTATTGGAGACAAGTAAGGAGTCTCTGTGTGTTGCAAGTTCTGAGTAATAAAAGGGTTCAATCTTATGGTCGCGTTAGAGAGGAAGAAACTTCAAGAATGATGGAACATATTAAGAaacattcttcttcttcatcctcgcCGTTGAACTTATCTGAGTTGTGTTCTATGGTTACTAGTGATATAGTATGTAGGGTGGCTCTGGGAAACAGATACCGTGAAGGAAGAGGGAAGAAATTTCAGCAAGTGATGGTGGAGTTTATGGAATTAATGGGTACAGTATGTATAGGAGACTACATACCTTGGCTTGATTGGTTGGGAAAAGTTAATGGATTTTATAGAAAAGCAGAAAGAGTAGCCAAACATTTGGATGAGTTTATGGAAGAAGTGATTGAGGATCACATTCATCGTAGATCTGATGAAGATGTTGGTGTTGATGATAATGATTTTGTGGATGTTTTGCTTTCAGTTCAAAAGACTAATGATATTGGCTTCCTAATTGATAGAACTGCAATAAAAGCTTTGATACTG GACATATTTGCTGCAGGTACTGATACTACGTACACAGTCCTAGAATGGGCAATGACAGAACTGTTAAGAAACCAAACCGTGATGCATAAATTGCAAGATGAAGTGAGAACCACGGTTGGTAACAGAACTCATGTATCTGAAGAAGATTTGGTTAAGATGAACTACTTGAAGGCAGTGATCAAAGAAACACTTCGCCTGCATCTACCAGTTCCGTTATTACTCCCTCGGAGATGTATGGAAGATATCAAACTAGATGGCTATGACATTGTGGCTGGAACACAGGTAATAATCAATGCCTGGGCTATTGCAAGAGACCCGTCAAGTTGGGATGAACCTCTAGAGTTTAAACCAGAAAGGTTTATGAATAGTTCAATAGATTTTAAAGGAATGGATTTTGAGCTTATTCCATTTGGAGCTGGAAGGAGGGGTTGTCCTGGAGTGTCATTTGGTATTGCTGTGATTGAATTGGTGCTAGCAAACCTTGTTTTccaatttgattggaaattgccTGATGGAGTAGAAGGGAAGGATTTGGACATGTCTGAAACTTTTGGCATTACCTGCCATAAAAAATACCCTCTCCTTGCAGTAGCTACCAAGCAtgagaaaaaatga